The bacterium genomic sequence CCCGTTGGGTTTCGTCCTGAATCCCAACGCACACGCGGTCTGACGAATCCTTCGCTTGCGGTCCTGCAGGGTGACCTTTGTGCTCTGGATTATCTTTTCGGACGAAACGCAACGACGCTTTAGGAGTTTTCGAAGCGGGCCCTGTGCCCATGCCCGATGGACGCGATGGACATCATGGACATCATGGACAGGATGGACCCGGAAGACGCGCGGGGTCGGGGCGCCACCGCTCTTGCGATGAACTTTCAGACTTCCAGACTTTCCGTCTTTCAGCCTTCTTTTACGCGGACTTGGGAAAAAGCGGGTGCTTGGTCTTCCAGGTGGAATCCTTCAGCACCATCTGGCGGCCGACGCGCTTGGCGACGTTGACGACGATCGGCCCTTGCAGGTTCGCGGTCATCTCGTGGATCTGCGAGTGCAGCGAGCAGATGACCATGATCTCCGCATCGTTGATGTCCTCGGTGCCGAGCTGCGACAGTTCTTCCTTGCGGATGTGCACGCGGTAGTCGGGGAAAAAGACGAGCGGCTGCGTCACCACGAAGGCGACATGGGCTTCGTCCATCGACTGCAACCACTTGAACGGCGATTCCTCGTCGTGCTCGAAGAGGATGAAGCGCGTGGAGTTCGGAAAACCGAGCAGGCCGCCGACGATGCGAAAGCCCCGGTCCTCGTCGATTTCCATGTCGCCGAATCGGGTGGTTTTGATTTGGACCATGTCTGGCACGGCTCCCAAACGCCTTGGCCGCGGTTATCCGTTATTCTTGTCGGTGTTTTTTGAACTGCACTAAAGCGGTTTCGATCATGTCGGGCGTCGCCTGGACCGCCTCGCGATTCTCTTCCTGAATGCGGATGTAGATTTCTTCGCGATGAACGGAAACGTGGGGCGGCGCCTGGATGCCGATCTTGACCTGATTGCCGCGGACTTCCTGGATGAAGACCCGAATCTCGTCGCCGATCGTAATACTTTCTCCGGCCTTACGGGTCAAAACGAGCATTCCATTGCCCTCCGTGGCGCGGAGTAT encodes the following:
- a CDS encoding flagellar assembly protein FliW — translated: MVQIKTTRFGDMEIDEDRGFRIVGGLLGFPNSTRFILFEHDEESPFKWLQSMDEAHVAFVVTQPLVFFPDYRVHIRKEELSQLGTEDINDAEIMVICSLHSQIHEMTANLQGPIVVNVAKRVGRQMVLKDSTWKTKHPLFPKSA
- the csrA gene encoding carbon storage regulator CsrA codes for the protein MLVLTRKAGESITIGDEIRVFIQEVRGNQVKIGIQAPPHVSVHREEIYIRIQEENREAVQATPDMIETALVQFKKHRQE